In Paracoccus jeotgali, the following are encoded in one genomic region:
- a CDS encoding ABC transporter ATP-binding protein, with translation MAGPTAQASATPQRPQGQTPAPPSFRARWAALKNLPPFLRLVWRASPGLMLATIFLRLMRALLPVTSLWVGKLIIDEVVRLTQLDGPADALGWLGSGRADHLMLLLVIELGLAVLSDLLARLVSLIDALLTERLTISLTMDLMAHAATLDLADFEDAVFQDKLDRARRQAAGRMSLMGLIFGQLQDVVTVVSFAGGLIVYNPWLIVLLLATLIPAFLGESHFNARNYTLDYGRTPERRELDYLRQVGARSSTAKEVKIFGLHRFLAARYRELSERFYRERRKIARARAFWGVILTAIGTLGYYAAYLWIVGSTLAGALSIGDLTFLAGSFQRLRSLLDGLLTSFSSTAAQAMYLEDLFEFFAVRPSIASAPDAIEVPQPIRQGFVFENVGFRYPGSDAWAVRGLSFQLHAGETLALVGENGAGKTTLVKLLARLYDPDEGRILLDGRDLRDYDLDSLRSAVGVIFQDFVRYNWTAADNIAVGRIEARDDRDRVQTAARRAMADQLITKLPEGYDQRVGKLFAGGVDLSGGEWQKLAIARAYMRDAQVLILDEPTAALDARAEFEVFNRFRELSAGKTAVLISHRFSSVRMADRILVLEQGRVEAEGTHEALMSRGGRYRELFELQAAGYR, from the coding sequence ATGGCGGGCCCGACCGCGCAGGCGTCGGCGACGCCGCAGCGGCCACAGGGGCAAACGCCCGCGCCCCCCAGCTTTCGCGCCCGTTGGGCGGCGCTGAAGAACCTGCCGCCCTTTCTGCGGCTGGTCTGGCGGGCCTCGCCGGGGCTGATGCTGGCGACCATCTTCCTGCGGCTGATGCGGGCGCTGCTGCCGGTCACCTCGCTGTGGGTCGGCAAGCTGATCATCGACGAGGTGGTGCGCCTGACCCAGCTTGACGGGCCCGCCGACGCGCTTGGCTGGCTTGGCAGCGGGCGGGCCGATCACCTGATGCTGCTGCTGGTGATCGAGCTGGGCCTTGCCGTGCTGTCGGACCTGCTGGCGCGGCTGGTCTCGCTGATCGACGCGCTTCTGACCGAGCGGCTGACGATTTCGCTGACCATGGACCTGATGGCCCATGCCGCGACGCTGGATCTGGCCGATTTCGAAGATGCGGTGTTCCAGGACAAGCTGGACCGCGCGCGACGTCAGGCGGCCGGGCGCATGTCGCTGATGGGGCTGATCTTTGGCCAGTTGCAGGACGTGGTGACGGTGGTCAGCTTTGCCGGCGGGCTGATCGTCTATAATCCCTGGCTCATCGTGCTGCTGCTGGCGACGCTGATCCCGGCATTCCTTGGCGAATCGCATTTCAACGCCCGCAACTACACGCTGGATTACGGCCGCACGCCCGAGCGGCGCGAGCTGGATTACCTGCGTCAGGTCGGCGCCCGGTCGAGCACCGCGAAAGAGGTCAAGATCTTCGGCCTGCACCGCTTTCTGGCGGCGCGCTATCGCGAGCTGTCCGAGCGTTTCTATCGCGAGCGCCGCAAGATCGCCCGCGCCCGCGCCTTCTGGGGCGTGATCCTGACCGCCATCGGCACGCTGGGCTATTACGCCGCCTATCTGTGGATCGTCGGCTCGACGCTGGCGGGGGCGCTGTCGATCGGCGATCTGACCTTTCTGGCCGGGTCGTTCCAGCGGCTGCGCTCGCTGCTGGACGGGCTGCTGACGTCGTTTTCCAGCACCGCCGCGCAAGCCATGTATCTGGAAGACCTGTTCGAGTTCTTCGCCGTCCGGCCCAGCATCGCCTCGGCCCCCGATGCCATCGAGGTGCCGCAGCCGATCCGGCAGGGCTTCGTGTTCGAAAATGTCGGCTTCCGCTATCCCGGCTCGGACGCATGGGCGGTGCGGGGGCTGTCATTCCAGCTGCACGCCGGCGAGACGCTGGCGTTGGTCGGGGAAAACGGTGCTGGCAAGACCACGCTGGTCAAGCTGCTGGCCCGGCTTTACGACCCGGATGAGGGGCGCATCCTGCTGGATGGGCGCGACCTGCGCGACTACGACCTCGACTCGCTGCGTTCGGCGGTGGGCGTGATCTTTCAGGATTTCGTGCGCTACAACTGGACGGCGGCGGACAACATCGCCGTGGGCCGGATCGAGGCCCGCGACGACCGCGACCGCGTCCAGACCGCCGCCCGCCGCGCCATGGCCGATCAGCTGATCACCAAGCTGCCCGAGGGTTACGACCAGCGCGTCGGCAAGCTGTTTGCGGGCGGCGTCGATCTGTCGGGGGGCGAGTGGCAGAAGCTGGCCATCGCGCGCGCCTATATGCGTGACGCGCAGGTGCTGATCCTGGACGAACCGACCGCCGCGCTGGATGCCCGCGCCGAGTTCGAGGTCTTCAACCGCTTCCGCGAGCTGTCCGCGGGCAAGACCGCCGTGCTGATCTCGCACCGCTTCAGCTCGGTCCGCATGGCCGACCGGATTCTGGTGCTGGAACAGGGCCGCGTCGAGGCCGAGGGCACGCATGAGGCGCTGATGTCGCGCGGCGGGCGCTATCGCGAGTTGTTCGAACTGCAGGCCGCAGGCTACCGCTGA